In Dolichospermum flos-aquae CCAP 1403/13F, the following proteins share a genomic window:
- the coaE gene encoding dephospho-CoA kinase (Dephospho-CoA kinase (CoaE) performs the final step in coenzyme A biosynthesis.): MNKNLIGLTGGIATGKSTVANYLAKTYNLPILDADIYARDAVSVGSPILSEIAEKYGREIILSDGNLNRSKLGEIIFNQPEERYWVESIIHPYVRNCFAKAINESSANTLILVIPLLFEANLENLVNQIWVVSCSPQQQQQRLIERNNLTAEQAAARINSQLPIAEKIARADVVLDNSANLESLLQQIDKVLLQSLT; the protein is encoded by the coding sequence ATGAATAAAAACTTAATTGGTTTAACTGGTGGAATTGCGACAGGTAAAAGTACAGTTGCTAATTACTTAGCTAAAACTTACAATTTACCGATTTTAGATGCAGATATTTATGCGAGAGACGCGGTATCTGTCGGTTCTCCTATTTTGTCAGAAATTGCTGAAAAATATGGTAGAGAAATCATATTAAGTGATGGTAATTTAAATAGATCCAAATTAGGAGAAATCATTTTTAATCAACCGGAAGAACGTTATTGGGTAGAAAGCATAATTCATCCTTATGTGAGAAATTGTTTTGCTAAAGCTATTAATGAATCATCTGCAAATACTTTAATTTTAGTGATTCCTTTATTATTTGAAGCTAATTTAGAAAATCTAGTTAATCAAATTTGGGTGGTATCTTGTTCTCCACAACAGCAACAACAGCGATTAATAGAACGCAATAATTTAACAGCGGAACAAGCAGCAGCGAGAATTAATAGTCAATTACCTATTGCGGAAAAAATTGCTCGTGCTGATGTGGTTTTAGATAATTCTGCTAATTTAGAATCGCTTTTACAACAGATAGATAAAGTTTTGTTGCAAAGTTTAACATAA
- the rnc gene encoding ribonuclease III: MLNNHQVIDKCLKLLSQGLYPYVEQKMRLVYGNQWLTQAGQCLSPDTNLKRTTEESLQQDISSLLSVMTKRWDKAFKDKERLSNTERAFANEIIQIRNKWAHNTPFSTEDAYRAIDSIYRLLQAIEAEEAQEVEKYKQKIFQALVQEQNRSQKRTQQLSTQEIKIKERLAGILNSIPFEDVTLLERSLTHRSYAYEKRINKDNEQLEFLGDSILGFLAGAYIYEVYGDISEGELSKLKERLVDNPQLAKLANQLNLGQWLLLGRGEKLQDGSKKESLLSNTFEAVIGAYYLDSGIQAVQEIVYPLFASVGEDRIPENISLENLENAKGLLQQYAQKNGFDIPVYNTIQESGTDHNKEFTVQVEINGKIYAQGKGKRKIDAQKQAATNALEKLK, translated from the coding sequence ATGTTAAATAACCATCAAGTGATTGATAAATGTCTGAAATTACTTTCTCAAGGTTTATATCCTTATGTTGAGCAGAAAATGAGATTGGTGTATGGTAATCAATGGCTTACTCAAGCTGGACAATGTTTGTCTCCAGATACAAATTTAAAACGAACTACAGAAGAAAGTTTACAGCAAGACATATCATCATTACTTTCTGTAATGACAAAAAGATGGGATAAAGCATTTAAAGATAAAGAGCGTTTATCTAATACTGAAAGGGCATTTGCAAATGAAATTATTCAGATTCGCAATAAATGGGCGCATAATACACCATTTTCTACCGAAGATGCTTATCGCGCTATAGATAGTATTTATCGTTTATTGCAAGCGATTGAAGCAGAAGAAGCACAAGAGGTTGAAAAATATAAACAAAAAATTTTTCAAGCTTTAGTGCAAGAGCAAAATCGTAGTCAAAAACGAACACAACAACTATCTACTCAAGAAATAAAAATTAAGGAACGTTTAGCAGGAATTCTTAATAGTATTCCTTTTGAAGATGTTACTTTGTTAGAAAGATCGTTAACTCATCGTTCTTACGCCTATGAAAAGCGAATCAATAAAGATAATGAACAATTAGAATTTTTAGGAGATAGTATTTTAGGTTTCTTAGCAGGTGCTTATATTTATGAAGTGTATGGAGATATTTCCGAAGGTGAATTAAGTAAATTAAAAGAACGACTAGTTGATAATCCCCAATTAGCAAAATTGGCCAATCAATTAAATCTGGGACAATGGTTATTATTAGGGAGAGGGGAAAAATTACAAGATGGTAGTAAAAAAGAATCTCTATTAAGTAACACTTTTGAGGCTGTTATTGGTGCGTATTATCTAGATTCTGGTATCCAAGCAGTCCAGGAAATAGTATATCCTTTATTTGCATCAGTAGGTGAAGATAGGATTCCTGAAAATATCAGTTTAGAGAATTTAGAAAATGCTAAGGGATTATTACAACAATATGCTCAAAAAAATGGGTTTGATATTCCTGTATATAATACTATTCAAGAAAGTGGAACAGATCACAACAAAGAGTT
- a CDS encoding uroporphyrinogen-III synthase, whose protein sequence is MSTVNYNLSPLTGKTILVTRSVGQSHQFSDRLTSAGANVIEMPALEIGPPSSWSALDQAILHLSTFNWLILTSSNGVEYFFERLEKSGQDKNALSGVKIAVVGEKTAQSLQKQNIQADFIPPNFVADSLVENFPESLTGKKILFPRVESGGREVLVKELTAKGAEVIEVPAYESCCPQGIPPAAEYALVNNTVDIITFASSKTVLFFSQLTAHIFTYNPENFARVCIASIGPQTSKTCQTVFGRVDIEAEEYTLEGLTNAIIKWTNHS, encoded by the coding sequence ATGTCAACCGTGAATTACAATCTTTCTCCTTTAACTGGGAAAACCATTTTAGTTACCCGTTCTGTGGGACAATCCCATCAATTTAGCGATCGCTTAACCTCCGCAGGTGCTAATGTGATAGAAATGCCAGCTTTAGAAATTGGACCCCCTAGCAGTTGGTCAGCTTTAGATCAGGCAATTTTGCATTTATCAACTTTTAATTGGCTAATTCTCACTTCTAGTAATGGTGTAGAATACTTTTTTGAGCGATTAGAAAAATCCGGTCAAGATAAAAATGCTTTATCAGGTGTGAAAATTGCCGTTGTTGGGGAAAAAACCGCCCAAAGTTTACAAAAACAAAATATCCAAGCTGACTTTATTCCTCCTAACTTTGTTGCTGATTCCTTAGTGGAAAACTTTCCCGAATCACTAACAGGTAAAAAGATATTATTTCCTAGAGTTGAAAGTGGTGGAAGAGAAGTATTAGTAAAGGAATTAACAGCCAAAGGTGCAGAAGTAATTGAAGTTCCCGCTTATGAATCTTGCTGTCCTCAAGGTATCCCTCCTGCGGCTGAATATGCTTTAGTTAATAATACTGTAGATATTATTACCTTTGCCAGTTCTAAAACAGTCTTATTTTTCTCCCAATTAACAGCACATATATTTACCTATAACCCCGAAAATTTTGCCAGAGTTTGCATAGCGTCTATTGGTCCCCAAACTTCAAAAACTTGTCAAACTGTATTTGGGAGAGTAGATATTGAAGCGGAAGAATATACCTTAGAAGGTTTAACAAATGCCATAATTAAATGGACAAATCATAGCTGA